Proteins co-encoded in one Ruegeria sp. HKCCD4315 genomic window:
- a CDS encoding S-methyl-5'-thioadenosine phosphorylase, producing MTQTKIAVIGGSGIYEIDGLENAELVEVESPWGTPSDQILTGSLDGVDMAFLPRHGRGHVHSPTDVPYRANIDALKRLGVTDVISVSACGSFREHMAPGDFVIVDQFIDRTFARDKSFFGSGCVAHVSVAHPTCPRLSDACETAGKAAGINILRGGTYLAMEGPQFSSLAESKMYREQWGCDVIGMTNMPEAKLAREAELCYASVAMVTDYDSWHPDHGEVDVTAIIATLTGNADKGRALVKGLPALLGAEREPCPHGCDRALEYAILTAPEKRNPALLAKLDAVAGRIL from the coding sequence GTGACCCAAACCAAGATTGCCGTTATTGGCGGATCAGGCATCTATGAGATCGACGGGCTGGAAAATGCGGAATTGGTCGAGGTTGAGAGTCCATGGGGAACGCCATCGGACCAGATCCTGACCGGTTCATTAGACGGTGTCGATATGGCCTTTCTGCCGCGTCATGGGCGCGGCCACGTGCATTCGCCAACCGATGTGCCCTATCGCGCCAATATCGACGCGTTAAAGCGGCTGGGCGTGACGGACGTGATCTCGGTTTCAGCCTGTGGATCGTTTCGCGAGCATATGGCACCCGGCGACTTCGTGATTGTCGATCAGTTCATCGACCGGACTTTTGCACGGGATAAGAGCTTTTTCGGAAGTGGCTGTGTGGCTCATGTCAGCGTGGCGCATCCGACTTGTCCGCGCCTGTCAGACGCCTGCGAAACAGCAGGGAAAGCCGCGGGCATCAATATCCTTCGTGGCGGCACCTATCTGGCGATGGAGGGGCCTCAGTTCTCATCCCTCGCAGAATCCAAGATGTATCGCGAGCAATGGGGCTGTGATGTGATTGGCATGACCAACATGCCCGAAGCCAAACTCGCCCGCGAAGCCGAGCTTTGTTACGCCTCGGTCGCGATGGTCACGGATTATGACAGCTGGCACCCGGACCATGGTGAGGTTGACGTGACCGCCATCATCGCAACGCTGACCGGCAACGCTGACAAGGGTCGCGCATTGGTCAAGGGGCTGCCCGCGTTACTGGGGGCTGAACGTGAACCTTGCCCGCATGGCTGTGACAGGGCCTTGGAATACGCGATCCTGACTGCCCCTGAAAAACGCAACCCTGCGCTGTTGGCCAAGCTGGACGCAGTGGCAGGACGCATTCTCTGA
- a CDS encoding aspartate kinase, protein MPLLVMKFGGTSVANLDRIRRAAKRIGVEVAKGYDVIVIVSAMSGKTNELVGWVNETSPLFDAREYDAVVSSGENVTAGLMALTLQEMDIPARSWQGWQVPLLTTSAHSQARIEEIPTENLNQKFGEGMKVAVVAGFQGLSPEGRITTLGRGGSDTTAVAFAAAFGAERCDIYTDVDGVYTTDPRICEKARKLDRISFEEMLELASLGAKVLQTRSVELAMRYKVKLRVLSSFEEQSDEAGTLVCDEEDIMESNVVAGVAYSRDEAKMTVVSVADRPGIASIIFTALSDEGVNVDMIVQNISDEGRTDMTFSCPTDQVARAEKALLAIKDAGELNYAELVADNDVCKVSVVGIGMRSQSGVAAKMFKVLSDEGINIKVITTSEIKISVLVDRKYMELAVQALHDAFELDKAA, encoded by the coding sequence ATGCCCTTACTCGTTATGAAATTCGGTGGCACATCTGTCGCCAATCTGGACCGCATCCGCCGTGCCGCCAAGCGCATTGGTGTTGAAGTTGCCAAAGGTTATGACGTAATCGTCATCGTCTCGGCCATGTCCGGCAAAACCAACGAGCTGGTGGGCTGGGTGAATGAGACATCGCCCCTGTTTGACGCGCGTGAATACGATGCTGTTGTGTCTTCGGGTGAAAACGTCACTGCTGGTCTGATGGCGCTGACCTTGCAGGAAATGGATATTCCCGCCCGCAGTTGGCAGGGCTGGCAGGTGCCGCTGCTGACCACCAGCGCCCACAGCCAGGCCCGGATCGAAGAGATCCCGACCGAGAACCTGAACCAGAAGTTCGGGGAAGGCATGAAAGTTGCTGTTGTTGCGGGCTTCCAGGGTCTTAGTCCCGAGGGTCGTATCACCACGTTGGGTCGCGGCGGCTCGGACACCACAGCCGTGGCTTTCGCAGCGGCGTTCGGTGCCGAGCGCTGTGACATCTACACAGATGTGGATGGGGTCTACACCACCGATCCACGCATCTGCGAAAAGGCGCGCAAGCTGGACCGCATTTCGTTCGAAGAAATGCTTGAACTGGCATCGCTGGGTGCGAAAGTGCTGCAAACCCGCTCGGTCGAGCTGGCGATGCGCTATAAAGTGAAACTGCGCGTTCTCTCAAGTTTCGAAGAACAATCCGACGAGGCCGGTACTTTGGTCTGCGACGAGGAGGATATCATGGAATCCAATGTTGTGGCCGGTGTGGCCTATTCCCGTGACGAAGCCAAGATGACCGTTGTATCCGTGGCCGACCGCCCTGGTATCGCCTCGATCATCTTCACTGCGCTCAGCGACGAGGGTGTGAATGTGGACATGATCGTTCAGAACATCTCGGACGAGGGCCGCACGGATATGACATTCTCCTGCCCGACCGATCAGGTGGCACGCGCAGAAAAAGCGTTGCTTGCGATCAAAGATGCGGGCGAGTTGAACTATGCTGAGCTGGTCGCCGACAATGACGTCTGCAAGGTCTCGGTTGTGGGAATCGGCATGCGCTCGCAGTCGGGTGTTGCGGCCAAAATGTTCAAGGTGCTCTCGGATGAGGGGATCAATATCAAGGTCATTACAACCTCTGAGATCAAAATTTCCGTTCTGGTCGACAGGAAATACATGGAACTTGCTGTTCAGGCGCTGCATGATGCCTTTGAACTGGACAAGGCGGCCTGA
- a CDS encoding invasion associated locus B family protein: MSYRIKRDAAMCLMHTSASRQRDLQVYGSPTNSVVMRWIMLFLVSALPALAQDLEGNDTAGNWRVTHHEIFGIWNSICDEREEHGALKQRCYIRRAEVFSQRPKFAAQFVFITPEAQGFKVEFGMEPGTLFNPSGFRIDKGNETIWRTRRPGCLIGLGCTFEDQRAEDLLDAMLAGDEYRFVFRDRHGQPQNLTWPLDTFGTAWADFKTQSHLRNLLPKQD; the protein is encoded by the coding sequence TTGAGCTACCGCATCAAGCGGGATGCAGCCATGTGCTTGATGCATACCTCGGCCTCGCGGCAACGTGACTTGCAGGTCTACGGTTCACCAACCAACAGTGTGGTCATGCGTTGGATCATGCTCTTTCTCGTTTCAGCCCTGCCCGCTTTGGCCCAGGATCTGGAAGGTAACGACACGGCCGGGAATTGGCGGGTCACCCACCATGAGATTTTCGGGATATGGAATTCGATCTGCGACGAACGCGAAGAACACGGGGCGTTGAAGCAGCGGTGTTACATCCGACGGGCAGAGGTGTTTTCGCAAAGACCGAAATTTGCGGCACAGTTCGTTTTCATCACGCCAGAGGCCCAAGGCTTCAAGGTGGAATTCGGGATGGAACCCGGCACCCTTTTCAATCCGTCCGGGTTTCGCATCGACAAGGGTAATGAAACCATCTGGCGCACGCGGCGTCCCGGTTGCCTGATCGGGCTTGGCTGCACCTTCGAAGATCAGCGTGCCGAAGACCTGTTAGATGCCATGCTGGCCGGGGACGAGTATCGCTTTGTATTTCGTGACAGGCATGGGCAACCGCAGAACTTAACCTGGCCACTGGACACGTTCGGCACAGCCTGGGCTGATTTCAAGACACAGTCTCATCTGCGTAACCTGCTGCCGAAACAGGATTAG
- a CDS encoding EcsC family protein: MQNVVLVENVDAEAELDRLADHYRSAGGAGVKLLNKLGGSAESLLEQLPEPVRHGLTGATEQALWLAMHAAQGSRRAVPDQKPWVNTAVTTAMGAAGGLGGVSTALMELPATTAMLLRAIQGAAAREGFDPTAENVKFDCVRVLSASGPLSHDDGADLGFFSVRLTLTGPAMQRLIAAVAPRFSIVLGQKLAAQSVPVLGALAGGGTNYVYTRYYQQIARVHFGLRRLAIDADIPHDELVRQLSARM, translated from the coding sequence ATGCAGAACGTGGTTCTTGTTGAAAACGTGGATGCCGAGGCCGAACTGGATCGTCTGGCGGATCACTACCGATCTGCCGGTGGTGCTGGTGTGAAACTCTTGAACAAGCTGGGCGGATCAGCCGAGTCTTTGCTGGAGCAGTTGCCGGAACCGGTGCGGCATGGCTTGACCGGAGCAACCGAGCAGGCTTTGTGGCTGGCGATGCACGCCGCGCAAGGTTCACGGCGCGCCGTTCCCGATCAGAAACCCTGGGTGAATACCGCTGTCACGACGGCCATGGGTGCGGCTGGCGGGCTGGGTGGGGTTTCGACAGCTTTGATGGAATTACCCGCAACAACCGCTATGCTGCTACGCGCCATTCAAGGGGCTGCGGCGCGCGAAGGCTTTGACCCTACAGCAGAGAACGTGAAATTCGACTGTGTGCGGGTTCTGTCCGCCTCGGGGCCGCTTTCCCATGACGATGGTGCGGATCTTGGCTTTTTCTCGGTTCGCTTGACCCTGACGGGGCCCGCTATGCAGCGCCTGATTGCAGCAGTTGCACCGCGCTTTTCGATTGTGTTGGGCCAAAAGCTGGCGGCCCAGTCCGTACCCGTACTCGGAGCCTTAGCCGGCGGTGGGACGAACTATGTCTACACGCGGTACTACCAGCAGATTGCACGCGTACATTTTGGATTGAGACGTCTGGCAATCGACGCTGATATTCCCCACGACGAACTGGTGCGGCAGCTTTCGGCCCGAATGTAA
- a CDS encoding GNAT family N-acetyltransferase, with protein MQQFGIRPEEPDDWWEVEALYDLCFAPGREALSSYRLRDDVPPVTGLSLVARDGQGILAGAIRFWPVHVGDHDALLLGPVAVHPTHQGEGLGGYLIHAGVEAGRTRGWQRVMLVGDEPYYKRFGFARLSGVEMPPPTNPDRVLGLELKPGVWSGVVGAVTRWSR; from the coding sequence GTGCAGCAATTCGGGATCAGGCCGGAAGAGCCGGACGATTGGTGGGAGGTTGAGGCCCTCTATGACCTGTGCTTTGCGCCGGGTCGTGAGGCTTTGTCGTCTTATCGATTGCGCGATGACGTGCCGCCGGTCACGGGGCTGTCTTTGGTCGCGCGGGATGGTCAGGGCATTCTGGCCGGTGCAATCCGGTTCTGGCCCGTTCATGTCGGCGATCACGATGCGTTACTGTTGGGGCCCGTCGCCGTACACCCTACTCATCAGGGCGAGGGGCTGGGCGGGTATCTGATCCACGCAGGTGTTGAGGCGGGGCGCACGCGCGGGTGGCAGCGTGTCATGCTGGTGGGTGATGAACCCTATTACAAACGGTTCGGATTCGCGCGTTTGAGTGGGGTCGAGATGCCGCCGCCCACCAATCCTGACAGGGTTTTGGGATTGGAATTGAAACCCGGCGTCTGGTCCGGGGTAGTGGGTGCAGTTACCCGTTGGAGCCGCTGA
- a CDS encoding SulP family inorganic anion transporter, producing MPRALLASFANRVAMPDLRWVPDEGLTFSRLRIELLSGLTVALALVPEAVAFAFVAGVHPLVGLYAAFLVGLITALIGGRPGMISGATGALAVVMVALVAEHGVEYLFATVVLMGILQVIAGAMHWGRFIRLVPHPVMLGFVNGLAIVIFLAQMGQFKVPGTMENTGHGMSGGEWLSGMQLYTMLGLVALTMAVIWVMPRVTRIIPAPLAGILVVAALVIGLGLDVPRVGDLASIEGGLPAFHIPMVPLNWETFEIILPYAVILAAIGLIESLLTLNLVGEITGKRGGASQECIAQGASNIVTGFFGGMGGCAMIGQSMINVKSGGRTRIAGIAAALFLLVFILFASPLIEQIPLAALVGVMFMVVIGTFAWNSFKIMRKVPMTDAFVIVLVTVVTVMEDLAVAVVVGVIVSALAYAWNNAKRIHAVTRDSETEKGAKVYEIQGPLFFGSSDGFIELFDVPNDPETVIVDFAESRVVDQSALQAIENIAAKYEAAGKRVMLRHLSRDCHKLLNKAGHLMVDSDDDPDYELAVDYSVRTGILGGH from the coding sequence ATGCCCCGAGCCTTGCTGGCAAGTTTTGCCAACCGCGTTGCCATGCCCGATCTGCGCTGGGTGCCTGATGAGGGGTTGACCTTCTCTCGCCTGCGGATCGAACTCTTGTCCGGCCTGACCGTGGCCCTTGCGTTGGTGCCCGAGGCTGTGGCTTTTGCCTTTGTCGCAGGCGTGCACCCGCTGGTTGGTCTCTATGCGGCGTTCCTGGTTGGCCTGATCACGGCACTGATCGGCGGGCGGCCCGGTATGATCTCGGGCGCGACCGGCGCTCTGGCGGTTGTCATGGTGGCGCTGGTGGCCGAACACGGGGTCGAATACCTTTTCGCGACCGTTGTTCTTATGGGAATTCTCCAAGTCATAGCCGGGGCGATGCATTGGGGGCGCTTTATCCGTCTGGTGCCGCACCCGGTGATGCTGGGCTTTGTGAACGGTTTGGCCATCGTGATCTTTCTGGCCCAGATGGGGCAGTTCAAAGTGCCCGGAACCATGGAAAACACCGGCCATGGCATGAGCGGAGGGGAATGGCTGTCGGGAATGCAGCTTTACACCATGTTGGGTCTTGTGGCGCTGACAATGGCGGTGATCTGGGTCATGCCACGTGTCACGCGCATCATTCCTGCGCCTCTGGCCGGAATTCTGGTGGTCGCGGCTCTGGTTATCGGCCTGGGACTGGACGTGCCACGCGTTGGCGATCTTGCCTCGATCGAAGGCGGTCTCCCTGCGTTCCACATCCCGATGGTGCCGCTGAACTGGGAAACGTTCGAAATCATTCTGCCTTATGCTGTCATTCTGGCGGCCATTGGTCTGATCGAATCCCTGTTGACCCTGAACCTTGTGGGCGAGATCACCGGAAAACGCGGTGGCGCGTCTCAGGAATGCATCGCGCAGGGCGCATCGAATATCGTGACCGGGTTCTTTGGCGGCATGGGCGGCTGCGCAATGATTGGTCAGTCGATGATCAACGTGAAATCCGGCGGCCGAACTCGTATCGCCGGTATCGCGGCAGCGCTGTTCCTGCTGGTCTTTATCCTGTTTGCCTCGCCCCTGATCGAACAAATCCCGCTGGCCGCTTTGGTCGGTGTGATGTTCATGGTGGTGATCGGCACCTTTGCGTGGAACTCGTTCAAGATCATGCGCAAGGTCCCCATGACAGATGCTTTTGTCATCGTTCTGGTGACCGTCGTGACCGTGATGGAGGACCTTGCGGTTGCCGTTGTGGTCGGCGTCATCGTCTCGGCCCTGGCTTATGCCTGGAACAACGCCAAACGCATTCACGCGGTCACGCGCGACTCTGAGACCGAAAAGGGCGCAAAGGTCTACGAAATTCAAGGACCGCTGTTCTTTGGGTCTTCTGATGGTTTCATCGAACTGTTCGACGTCCCGAACGACCCTGAAACCGTGATCGTCGATTTTGCAGAAAGCCGGGTCGTGGATCAGTCTGCTTTGCAGGCCATCGAAAACATCGCTGCTAAATACGAAGCTGCGGGAAAACGTGTCATGCTGCGCCACCTGAGCCGCGATTGTCATAAGCTGTTGAACAAGGCAGGACACCTGATGGTCGACAGCGATGACGACCCGGATTACGAACTGGCGGTCGACTATTCCGTCCGCACCGGTATTCTTGGCGGGCACTAA
- a CDS encoding SDR family oxidoreductase, with the protein MHVVITGANRGIGRALSQRYSDRGEAVTGTSRDDSAQLRLDVTDPVQQAAMAERLKDQPIDLLICNAGVYLDKGHTINDYPVDMWAQSFATNVTGVFLTIQALLPNLRASGGKVAILSSQMASHTRAPGGSYIYRASKAAVLNLGRNLATDLKQDGIAVGIYHPGWVQTDMGGVAADIHVDQAVSGLMDRFDDLSLSTSGCFETYDGQPHAY; encoded by the coding sequence ATGCACGTCGTGATCACCGGCGCCAATCGCGGCATCGGACGCGCTCTGTCTCAGCGCTACAGCGACAGGGGCGAAGCTGTTACCGGAACGTCGCGCGACGACAGCGCGCAATTGCGTCTGGACGTAACGGATCCGGTGCAGCAAGCGGCAATGGCTGAACGGTTGAAGGATCAGCCCATTGACCTTTTGATCTGCAATGCAGGCGTGTATCTGGACAAGGGCCACACGATCAACGACTACCCGGTCGACATGTGGGCGCAAAGCTTTGCGACCAACGTTACCGGAGTGTTCCTGACCATTCAGGCCCTATTGCCCAATCTTCGCGCGTCAGGCGGCAAGGTGGCGATCCTGTCGTCGCAAATGGCCTCGCATACCCGCGCGCCGGGTGGCAGCTATATTTACCGCGCGTCCAAGGCGGCGGTGTTGAACTTGGGTCGCAACCTGGCGACAGACCTCAAGCAAGACGGTATTGCCGTTGGTATCTATCACCCGGGCTGGGTTCAAACCGATATGGGCGGTGTCGCGGCTGACATTCATGTCGACCAGGCCGTGTCCGGCCTGATGGACCGTTTTGATGACTTGTCACTGTCCACCTCAGGTTGTTTTGAAACCTATGACGGGCAGCCGCACGCTTACTGA
- a CDS encoding CatB-related O-acetyltransferase, with translation MPLPKASHRYPVTLPDGTEHLGTVLLNQAIDHPRFQAGDYSYASDFEAPTDWASRLAPYLYPSSRERLVIGKFCQIAHGVRFITSSANHAMDGATCFPFPVFDPAKLLEYQPDTRDTVIGNDVWIAYGALIMPGAKIGDGTIVGAGSVVRGTIPPYAVVTGNPAEVRRFRFDQDTIDRLLALKWWDWPADRISEAEEALLSGNIELLEQMAS, from the coding sequence ATGCCCCTACCCAAAGCCTCTCACCGCTACCCGGTGACCCTGCCTGACGGAACCGAACACCTGGGGACGGTGCTCCTCAATCAAGCCATCGATCACCCTCGCTTTCAGGCGGGCGATTACAGCTATGCGTCTGATTTCGAAGCGCCAACGGATTGGGCCTCTCGCTTGGCCCCATATCTTTATCCGTCTTCGCGCGAACGTCTTGTGATTGGTAAGTTCTGTCAAATCGCCCACGGCGTTCGGTTCATCACGTCATCGGCCAACCACGCCATGGATGGAGCGACGTGCTTCCCGTTCCCGGTTTTCGATCCTGCAAAGCTGTTGGAATATCAGCCGGACACGCGTGACACTGTGATCGGAAACGACGTTTGGATCGCCTATGGTGCTTTGATCATGCCGGGGGCAAAAATTGGCGACGGCACAATAGTCGGAGCAGGCTCTGTCGTACGTGGTACGATCCCACCTTATGCGGTCGTTACAGGTAATCCAGCCGAGGTGCGTCGATTCAGGTTTGACCAAGACACCATTGATCGATTGCTTGCCTTAAAATGGTGGGATTGGCCTGCCGATAGGATATCTGAGGCCGAGGAAGCACTACTGTCGGGCAATATCGAACTGCTGGAACAAATGGCTTCGTGA
- a CDS encoding NUDIX hydrolase, whose product MKQTLLRLEDLNAAEQPVLQQAAALCYRIKNNRPEVLLITTRKAQHWIIPKGWFIPGLSPAETALQEAWEEAGVSGQSSGVRQGQFLHHKHQPNRPPVLILVDVFPVHVRSISQEFPEQGMRKRKWYPLKKAALKVHSPGLSNLLRDFKPYAH is encoded by the coding sequence ATGAAACAAACGCTGCTGCGTCTTGAAGATCTTAACGCTGCGGAACAGCCCGTTTTGCAGCAGGCCGCTGCACTGTGTTACCGGATCAAGAACAACCGGCCCGAGGTGTTGCTGATCACAACACGCAAGGCGCAGCATTGGATTATTCCCAAAGGCTGGTTCATCCCGGGTTTGTCCCCGGCTGAAACGGCCTTGCAGGAGGCGTGGGAAGAAGCAGGAGTCTCCGGTCAAAGCAGCGGGGTTCGACAGGGGCAGTTTCTTCATCACAAACACCAGCCGAATCGACCGCCCGTGTTGATTCTGGTGGATGTGTTCCCGGTTCACGTGCGGTCCATTTCGCAGGAATTCCCGGAACAAGGGATGCGCAAGCGCAAGTGGTACCCGCTCAAAAAGGCAGCTCTTAAGGTGCATTCACCCGGACTGTCCAATCTGTTACGAGACTTTAAGCCATACGCACATTAA
- a CDS encoding DUF1178 family protein: protein MIQYALKCSEGHTFDSWFQSAEAYDKLAAAGMVTCAVCGCERVEKAIMTPRVRPARNAQPKLQPAPAAEEKIDVATPSPEIEKVLAEMRRHVEENSDYVGKDFASEARKIHLGEAPDRAIYGEAKPDEAKSLIEDGVPVAPLPFVPSRKTN from the coding sequence ATGATTCAATACGCGTTGAAATGCAGTGAAGGCCACACGTTCGACAGTTGGTTCCAATCCGCCGAAGCCTACGACAAACTGGCTGCGGCAGGGATGGTAACCTGCGCGGTCTGCGGATGTGAGCGGGTTGAAAAGGCGATCATGACGCCACGCGTTCGTCCGGCGCGAAACGCGCAACCGAAACTTCAGCCAGCGCCTGCTGCGGAAGAGAAAATCGATGTTGCCACCCCGTCGCCGGAAATTGAGAAGGTTTTGGCCGAGATGCGGCGGCATGTCGAAGAAAACTCGGATTACGTAGGCAAGGATTTTGCCAGCGAGGCGCGCAAGATCCATCTGGGCGAGGCCCCGGATCGCGCCATATACGGAGAGGCCAAGCCAGACGAGGCCAAATCGCTTATCGAAGATGGCGTGCCGGTCGCTCCGTTGCCCTTTGTCCCCAGCAGAAAGACGAACTGA
- a CDS encoding flavin reductase family protein, producing the protein MFYRPEDGHGLPHNPFNAIITPRPIGWISTRDANGINNLAPYSFFNGVAYTPPQVMFATTGTKHDQNGGKDSIANIEATGVFCVNVVAHAHRDAMNASSAGLPKDVDEFEHAGLSPVECETIPCSRIAGAPAALECKLTQIVTLPGEANRVVFGEVIGVHLHDDHIRDGKFDVTSFQPLARLGYRDYAVVSELFSLSRPDD; encoded by the coding sequence ATGTTCTATCGCCCCGAAGACGGCCACGGCCTGCCGCACAACCCGTTCAACGCCATTATCACACCGCGCCCGATCGGCTGGATTTCAACCCGGGATGCAAATGGGATCAACAATCTGGCACCTTATTCCTTTTTCAATGGCGTCGCCTACACGCCACCGCAAGTGATGTTCGCCACAACCGGCACCAAGCACGATCAGAACGGAGGCAAGGACAGCATCGCCAATATCGAAGCGACCGGCGTTTTCTGTGTAAACGTGGTGGCCCATGCTCATCGGGACGCGATGAACGCCAGTTCGGCCGGTCTGCCGAAAGACGTTGATGAGTTTGAACATGCCGGGTTGTCACCCGTCGAATGCGAAACGATTCCATGTTCCCGGATTGCAGGGGCACCCGCTGCACTGGAATGCAAGCTCACCCAGATCGTCACTCTACCCGGTGAAGCCAATCGGGTTGTATTTGGCGAAGTAATCGGCGTGCATCTGCACGATGATCACATCCGGGACGGTAAGTTTGATGTGACATCGTTTCAACCGCTGGCACGGCTTGGATACCGGGACTATGCCGTTGTGTCCGAGTTGTTCAGCCTATCAAGGCCAGATGATTGA